A region of Vigna radiata var. radiata cultivar VC1973A chromosome 10, Vradiata_ver6, whole genome shotgun sequence DNA encodes the following proteins:
- the LOC106774854 gene encoding berberine bridge enzyme-like 8 yields MLTHQYQTKNDTSREIKPREVVICWCCGCCRFSVLQFVSFMVMAWSSSAAAAAALLLPRSSCCYYSTKRIQPLLFLVILFSIVAFSASAEPENAAHDTFLRCLLNHSESSHPILSAIFTANNDSFSSVLQARIRNLRFNTSTTRKPFLILTPLHVSHIQASIVCAKKHKLLMKIRSGGHDYEGVSYVASQPFFILDMFQLRSIEVDIDSETAWVQTGATLGELYYRIAEKSKTHGFPAGVCPSVGVGGHISGGGYGNMMRKYGLTVDNVIDAQMVDVEGRLLDRKSMGEDLFWAITGGGGSSFGVIIAYKIKLVRVPDTVTVFKVTKTLEQNATDIVYKWQHVAPAISHDLFIRLILDVVNNTQKGTKTGRATFMALFLGDSRSLVSLLNEKFPELGVKLSDSIETSWLRSVLFFADINISEPVEILLDRQPKSLIYLKRKSDYVKKAISRAGLEGIWKKMIELDNTVTLYFNPYGGRMSEIPSTASPFPHRAGNLWKIQYQANWNEAGKEFADRYINNARILHKYMSSFVSKNPRGAFFNYRDFDLGINQNGNNSYTEGRVYGVEYFKNNFERLVEIKTKVDPHNFFRNEQSIPTLPHMTT; encoded by the exons ATGTTAACTCATCAGTATCAAACAAAAA ATGATACTTCTCGAGAAATAAAACCCCGAGAGGTGGTGATTTGTTGGTGCTGCGGCTGTTGCAGATTTTCTGTTCTGCAATTCGTCTCTTTCATGGTGATGGCCTGGTCTTcttctgctgctgctgctgcagcACTGCTACTTCCCCGTTCTTCCTGCTGCTATTATTCTACAAAA AGAATACAACCATTGTTATTTCTCGTAATCTTGTTTTCTATAGTTGCATTTTCAGCTTCAGCTGAACCTGAAAATGCAGCACACGACACTTTTCTTCGTTGTCTTTTAAACCATTCAGAGTCATCTCACCCTATACTTTCAGCAATCTTTACAGCAAACAACGACTCATTCTCTTCGGTGTTGCAAGCCCGCATAAGAAACCTTCGTTTCAACACCTCCACCACCCGAAAGCCATTCCTTATACTAACTCCATTGCATGTATCCCATATACAAGCATCCATTGTCTGTGCCAAAAAGCACAAATTGTTGATGAAAATTCGTAGTGGTGGCCATGACTACGAAGGGGTGTCTTACGTGGCTTCACAACCATTCTTCATCCTTGACATGTTCCAACTCCGATCCATTGAGGTTGACATAGACTCCGAGACTGCTTGGGTTCAAACTGGTGCGACACTTGGAGAACTTTATTATCGAATTGCTGAGAAGAGTAAAACTCATGGCTTCCCAGCAGGGGTTTGTCCCTCTGTTGGAGTGGGAGGTCACATAAGTGGTGGTGGCTATGGCAACATGATGAGAAAATATGGTCTAACTGTAGATAATGTTATTGATGCACAGATGGTTGATGTTGAAGGTAGACTGCTTGATAGAAAATCCATGGGTGAAGATCTCTTTTGGGCCATCACGGGTGGTGGAGGATCTAGCTTTGGCGTCATCATTGCCTACAAAATAAAGCTAGTTCGAGTTCCAGATACAGTCACTGTTTTTAAAGTTACAAAAACGCTCGAGCAAAATGCTACTGATATAGTTTACAAATGGCAGCATGTTGCACCGGCTATCAGTCACGACCTTTTCATTAGACTTATCTTGGACGTTGTAAACAATACCCAAAAAGGAACAAAGACCGGAAGAGCAACTTTCATGGCTCTATTCCTTGGTGACTCGAGAAGCCTTGTTTCTCTCTTGAATGAGAAGTTTCCTGAATTGGGTGTGAAGCTATCTGACTCTATTGAAACAAGTTGGCTTCGTTCCGTGTTGTTTTTCGCAGACATCAACATTTCAGAGCCTGTTGAGATTTTACTTGACAGACAACCAAAATCACTCATATACTTGAAAAGGAAATCTGACTATGTAAAGAAAGCAATTTCCAGAGCAGGGTTGGAAGGGATTTGGAAGAAGATGATTGAGTTGGACAATACAGTAACATTATATTTCAATCCTTATGGTGGAAGAATGTCTGAGATTCCATCAACAGCATCACCTTTCCCTCATCGAGCTGGGAACCTATGGAAGATCCAATACCAAGCAAATTGGAATGAGGCAGGGAAAGAATTTGCTGATCGTTACATAAACAATGCAAGAATACTTCACAAGTACATGAGTAGTTTTGTCTCCAAGAATCCAAGAGGAGCTTTCTTCAATTATAGGGACTTTGACTTAGGAATTAACCAGAATGGTAACAACAGCTACACCGAAGGAAGAGTTTACGGAGTGGAGTATTTCAAGAATAACTTCGAGAGGTTAGTTGAAATAAAGACAAAGGTTGATCCTCATAATTTCTTTAGGAACGAACAGAGCATCCCTACCCTGCCTCACATGACGACTTAG
- the LOC106774853 gene encoding berberine bridge enzyme-like 8, with the protein MRKYGLSVDNVVDANIVDVEGRLLDRKSMGEDLFWAITGGGGASFGVVLAYKIKLVRVPETVSVFRVRRTLEQNATDIVYNWQHVAPTIDNNLFLRLTLNVVNSTQNGTKTIRATFVALFLGDSSSLVSLLNEKFPQLGLKQSDCIETSWLRSVLFWTNINISTPVEILLDRQPRSPVNYLKRKSDYVQKAISKECFEGIWKKMIELENVAFQFNPYGGKMAEIPSTATPFPHRAGNLWKVQYQTNWNEAGKEVTDHFINLTRILHKYMTPFVSKNPRGAFFNYRDIDLGINHNGENNYVEGKVYGVKYFKDNFQRLVQIKTKIDPHNFFRNEQSIPVLPNPMEK; encoded by the coding sequence ATGAGAAAATACGGTCTCTCAGTGGATAATGTTGTTGATGCAAATATAGTTGATGTTGAAGGTAGATTGCTTGACAGAAAATCTATGGGTGAAGATCTCTTTTGGGCCATCACAGGTGGTGGGGGAGCTAGCTTTGGTGTAGTACTTGCCTATAAAATAAAGCTAGTTCGTGTTCCTGAAACAGTCAGTGTTTTCAGAGTTCGGAGAACCTTGGAGCAAAATGCCACTGATATAGTTTATAACTGGCAGCATGTTGCACCAACTATCGACAACAACCTTTTTCTTAGACTTACCTTGAATGTTGTAAACAGTACACAAAATGGAACAAAGACTATAAGAGCAACATTCGTAGCTTTATTTCTTGGTGACTCCAGCAGCCTTGTTTCTCTCTTGAATGAGAAGTTCCCTCAATTGGGTTTGAAGCAATCTGACTGCATCGAAACAAGTTGGCTTCGTTCGGTGTTGTTTTGGACAAACATTAACATTTCAACACCTGTTGAGATTTTGCTTGATAGACAACCACGATCACCTGTAAACTACTTGAAAAGAAAATCTGACTATGTGCAGAAAGCAATTTCTAAAGAGTGTTTTGAAGGGATTTGGAAGAAGATGATTGAGTTGGAGAATGTAGCATTTCAATTCAATCCTTATGGTGGAAAAATGGCTGAAATTCCATCAACAGCAACTCCTTTCCCTCATCGAGCAGGTAACCTATGGAAGGTTCAATACCAAACAAATTGGAATGAAGCAGGGAAAGAGGTAACAGATCATTTCATAAACTTGACAAGAATACTTCACAAGTACATGACTccttttgtttcaaaaaatccAAGAGGGGCTTTCTTCAATTATAGGGACATTGATTTAGGAATTAACCACAATGGTGAGAACAACTATGTAGAAGGAAAAGTTTATGGAGTAAAGTATTTCAAGGATAACTTCCAGAGGTTGGTTCAAATAAAGACAAAGATTGATCCTCATAACTTCTTTAGGAACGAACAGAGCATCCCTGTACTACCAAATCCTATGGAAAAATAA